One Pseudobutyrivibrio xylanivorans genomic window, AATACTGCCCCTCTGTCTCATCCCAATTTGTAGTTACACCATTAGTCTTTAAATAGCTTTGGATTGCATTCATACCATACGCTGTACTGCTTACGCTGCCATCAGATGCTACTTCCCAAACTCTACAGTAAAATGGCATTCCAAGAATTACCTGCTCTGCTGGAACTTCACTCACTGTATCCTCAACACCCTGCTTAACCCAGTCCAGAGATGCCACTGAGCCAGCTTCCTCACTACCACCGTAGTGCTCGTCGTAACCCATTATTACCACATAATCCGCATACTTAGCCTGCTCTGCTCTACTATAGATTGCTGAAGATGCAGTAGGAACATAATTGTCGACAGAAAGAACGATATCATTCTTTTCACACTTAATCGAAAGTTCCTTAATAAACTGGATATATCCGTCCGCTGCTGCACCTGAGAGCTGCTCTATGTCAATATTAATTCCATCCAAACCATAGGTAATTGCCTGTGCAATCAAATTGTTTACTAGCGTATCTCTTGCGGATGTTGTATTAAGCACAGTAGTTGTATCAACACTATCGTCTTCAAGATTACTAATAAGGCCCCAAACCTGAACATTATTTGCATGACAAACGCTCACATAACTACTGCTGGCAATTGATGCTATTCCGCCCTTATTATCATTAAGGTAAAACCATGTTGGTGACATTACTGTCACCTTTCCACAATTTGACAGGATATTTGCGATATCACCATTAGCTGCCTGAGATGTAACCTGATGCCACAAAAGAGCTATATCTTTCCCAGCAGAAATATGCTTGTAATTGCGCTCTGGTAACGAGGCAGCTACCACATAATTTTCATCATCATTTAATGAAAAAGCACTATTCTTGATGTAACCCATTACACCTTTTTCAGATATTACAAAGCTCCACTTTCCAGTGTCTCTAAGCACATAAAGGACTTCTCCTTTTGTCGTATCTTCAAGAACAGGACTCTTTGGACCGTTTAGTTTTCTAATTTGAGACTTATGCTTTATCTGCCCCAAACTGCATTCATAACCGACTGTATTTACAAATACTCTGTCTGGTGAAGAGTAATACATACAGTCAAAATCTGTCAGAAGCTTCATATAGTCTGTGGCAATATAAACAGTTCCGTCCTGTGCCAGCATAACCTCATGTCCAAGACTATTATTGCTCTTATCGATTGTATAATCGCTGCTTCCAACTGTAGCTGTGTAAATCTCTGAATCAGTTGCATATCTTAATGTAATTTCTGTCGGATCATAAACATAACCATCGTCAAGGTATTCCTTCACGAAGCCAATTTCCAGATATACATTATCATTCTTTACTATCGCATATCCTGCAGACTCCTCTTCTGAAACAGTCTTGTATTCACCATTTAAAATCACAACCGCTTCGTTATCATGCGAATTTGTGAAATAATCGCTAAGCTCCATGTGCTCCTTTGTGGGTGCATACTTTTTGATGTAATATGCTCCTCCAATCAGTAGCATCACTGCCAACATTCCTACTGCGATATATATGTATCCTCTAGGGATATAGTGTCTTTTTTTTCTCCTTCGGTAGCCCATAGCTTCCCCCTTTAAATCTAGATTTCCTTGTAAAGTATAGCAAATGACACCCTTAAATTCTACTTTTAGGGTCGTCTCAAATCTTAAAAAAATCTAAAAAAAGAGCGGCAAGCGCCGCTCAAATTTATAACCACTTTCATATTCAACATTTATATACAAACTTAATCATTTTCTTATTTTTTGTCTTTTCGTGTGTTGAATTCCAATCAAAAGGATAACCGTCTTTTTCCCAAAAGTTATCACGTAAATATTGATGATACTTACATCTTCCAAGCGGTTCTTTATACATTTTTCTCTATGGCGCCTCCTTTCCGCAGCTACTGTAAAATCTTTAATAAAGTTTCAAATTCCTGTTCTTTCAATAAAAAAGGGTCTTCAATACATGGTATTGTATAGATATTGCATCCTAGAATTCGTCTATGACTATCGTTTTCTTTTCTATTTTGTATTGTCCTCGAACAATACAACACTTGATTTATTCGTGTATTATTTTTTATTTTTAATTCTACGAATTCATAATACTCACTTTTACACCAGGGACTCAAAGGCCCTATTACGATCCTGTTATCACATCTTTCAAATATAGTCTGTGTCTGTTCATCGAGTTGTTTCATATCTATGATTATCCAAGCCTTCTTATCATCTATTAGCTGGTTTACCTCATCCAGATTGCTTGTCAAAATATAGTAAACACCCCCGTATTTATATGCTTTGTGCCCGTTCAACTTCGTCCCATTCAATCCTACTACGCTTAGAAGCTTGCTTTCATCACTCAGTTCTATGTAAATCACTTTTTTCTTCAATACTGAACTTATAAAGCTTGCCAAGCAAAGACAAAGATGTGTGACACCTGCCTTTGGACAAACACCTACTATACAAGTCTTTTTGTTTTGTCTCCCTCTATTATTACGTGATAATAAAATCTTTATTGTTTTTAAAAATCGCCGAAAAACACTTCTCCTCATCCTTAGATAAACCATTTCCTTTAACTGTTGGGTACTTATATACTTTTTTCCCTATATCCTTTGCAAGCAGTACACTTGTTAACCTGTCAGAAAAATTCGTTACGACATACACGTTTTCATTTTTTATCCATTCTGGATAATCTTCAGCCATCTGCCAGGGTGCTCCGCCCATCACATATATAATCAAATCTGTGTCAACTGGCACATTTATATTCGTTCCACAGTCATAAATATACAAACCATCAGGAGGTCTAAAATGCTCTACGTTCTCTCCATATTCAGGAATTCCCCTAAAGCCTTCGTGGTATAAAACACCTCTATCCAATTTGGTATTTTTAAGATTTCTCCATAGATTTAGTACTGTGTTTCTCTCTATATCCTTATAATAACAGTCGATTTTTCTCTTATTAAAAAATCTACACATGGATATGGCAATGCGGGTTGTACCCACTGCATGGGTTCCGCCAATCACCGCGATTTTTCTATCGAGATGCGTTTTTCCGATTCCGTCATAAACTCTGTCTCCCTGTAGATTTTCAAGCAGCCGCCTCAGTTCTGTAATAGACTGAATTCGTCTTTCTACATCAACTTCAGTTGCGCATTCTACAATTCGTTTAATCCTGAAATCATCTTTTGCATAACTATTAATTTGCATAAAACCAATAACTTTTCCAACGCCGTACACATCACAACGTTCATCCAAACAACGTCCCGATTGTTGCTCCGGTGCTGCCCAGTCTTTCGTTCCAACGGGCTTTGCCCTATCAGCCTCAGACTTTGCTATGGAAATGCCAAAATCGATAAGTTTTATTGTGTTCCGCTGCATAATACAATGTTCAGGCTTCATATCCCTGTAAAGCACAGGCTCACTTCCTGCTGTATGCAGCGTTTCAACAACCTTACATATCTCAATAGCAATCGCTATTAGCTTTTCTTTTGTTATTTTGGTTTTCAGCAAATACTCCCGTAGAGAAATTCCCTCTACATATTCCTCAACCAAATAAATCATTTCTTCTGTATCTTCTACTTCGTAAATGGTGGGTATTTGGGATGATTTAATCCCTTGTAAAAGATGTGCTTCGGATAGGATGCTGTTCGCATCAGGATGGGCTCTGTGAATAGCCTTAAGAATCCTTAATGCTCCTATCTTTTTGTAATTGACAAGTATGACTGCCGTAGCTGCTGACTCGCGCAGTACCCGAATTACTTCGTACCTGTCATCAATACCTTTTGGTATCAAATTACATCAGCTCCTTCCGTTTTGAAATATCGGAAAAAGCATCTCGCGGATAATTTTATATCACAGATAAAATTATATTGCAACCCCTATTTTGAAATTTATAATTTTTCTGTAATATTCTCTTAATAAAAATTTTATACATTTATCATCATTTTTTATAGTAAGTTTCCTTTACTTTCCGATATAATATATATATAATAATTCGAACAAGACAAGCTACAGCATCTTTTTCGATTCGGGAGGTGATTTTATGAAAATTGAAAAAATCAACGAGAACCAGATCAGATGCACTCTTTCAAGAGAAGATTTAATTAGCCGTCACATCAAACTTTCAGAGCTAGCCTATGGCTCAGCAAAGGCCAGAGAGCTTTTTAGAGAGCTTATGGAGCAAGCTTCGTACCAATATGGTTTTGAAGCGGAAGATATTCCACTTATGATAGAGGCTATACCGCTTTCATCAGAATCCATCGTACTTTTAGTTACAAAAGTCGACAGTCCAGACGAGCTAGACACTCGTTTTTCTCGATTCTCTGAGGACGATGACGATTATGATGATGACGATATGAATGTGACTGATGCTCCATCAAAGCCATTTAACGAGGCAGCAGCAGATGACATTCTAAACATATTCAACAGTTTACTTCAAAAAGCAGAGGAAGCCATCAAGGCATCTCCTGAAAAGGCAGCTGCAAAAGGCTTGCCAGTTGATATCACTAAGATGTTCGTTTTCGACAATCTCGAGGATGTCATAAAGCTTTCAGGAATCCTGGCTCCATTCTATACAGGAAAGAATTCTCTTTATAAGAGTCCATTTGATGATAGATATTACTTAGTAGTGAGCAAATCCAAGGACAGTGTGGAAACCTACAATAAGGTCTGCAACATCCTCTCAGAGTACAGTGATCAACAGAATTATGTAGTTGGTACTGATGCGTATATGTCTGAGCACTACGAGACAATGGTTCAAAATAACGCAATTCAAGAGCTTGCTCTTATATAAAAAATGACCTGCGAAAGCAGGTCATTTTTTTAACCGAGTTTCTTCGAGAAACTATTAGCCCTGTGAAATAGCACCTGTTGGGCAAACGCCAGCGCATGTACCACACTCAACACAAGCTGTCTCATCGATCTGGAACTGTGAATCGCCCTGTGAGATTGCTCCTACTGGACACTCTGGCTCGCATGTTCCACAAGATACGCATGAATCAGAAATTACATATGCCATAATTAAAATCCTCCTTAAACTCTTATTGATAATATTTTATCAATTTCATGTGATGAAATCATCATACACCTTAATTGTGTCCAAATCAAGAACAGAATTGTTTTTTTCAAAATACCTAGAAAATCAGGACTTACTGTGGTTTTTGGCTTCTAATCCATGTTGATTTATACTAACTTTAGTTCAAATTGTGTACACAACTTAATTATCAGATATCATTGCTTATTATTACGAACCGTGTTATTATTTTTAAGAATTTTGTGAAAGGAAGGAATATAAAAATGGCAAGAGTTTCAAAGTCAACAATGATTGGCGAGCTCCTTCAGATTGATGCTGATGTAGCTCCTATTTTACTTAATATCGGTATGCACTGCCTTGGATGCCCATCATCACAGATGGAGACAATCGAGGAGGCAGCTATGGTACACGGTATTGATGCTGATGACCTCGTTGAAGAGATTAACACATTCTTAGATTCAAAAGCATAAAAAATGGCCTGCCTATGCAGGCCATTTTTTCTTATTCTTCTCTATTCGAGTACTGACTTCTATCTCTATTAGCAAATCTTGTGTATTCAGGAAGCCATGTAAGCTCGATGGTACCAATAGGACCATTACGCTGCTTGGCAACAATGATTTCTGATACACCCTTCATTTCCGAATCATGATTATAATAATCATCACGGTATAT contains:
- a CDS encoding DUF1858 domain-containing protein, with the translated sequence MARVSKSTMIGELLQIDADVAPILLNIGMHCLGCPSSQMETIEEAAMVHGIDADDLVEEINTFLDSKA
- a CDS encoding adaptor protein MecA — translated: MKIEKINENQIRCTLSREDLISRHIKLSELAYGSAKARELFRELMEQASYQYGFEAEDIPLMIEAIPLSSESIVLLVTKVDSPDELDTRFSRFSEDDDDYDDDDMNVTDAPSKPFNEAAADDILNIFNSLLQKAEEAIKASPEKAAAKGLPVDITKMFVFDNLEDVIKLSGILAPFYTGKNSLYKSPFDDRYYLVVSKSKDSVETYNKVCNILSEYSDQQNYVVGTDAYMSEHYETMVQNNAIQELALI
- a CDS encoding glycosyl hydrolase family 18 protein, yielding MGYRRRKKRHYIPRGYIYIAVGMLAVMLLIGGAYYIKKYAPTKEHMELSDYFTNSHDNEAVVILNGEYKTVSEEESAGYAIVKNDNVYLEIGFVKEYLDDGYVYDPTEITLRYATDSEIYTATVGSSDYTIDKSNNSLGHEVMLAQDGTVYIATDYMKLLTDFDCMYYSSPDRVFVNTVGYECSLGQIKHKSQIRKLNGPKSPVLEDTTKGEVLYVLRDTGKWSFVISEKGVMGYIKNSAFSLNDDENYVVAASLPERNYKHISAGKDIALLWHQVTSQAANGDIANILSNCGKVTVMSPTWFYLNDNKGGIASIASSSYVSVCHANNVQVWGLISNLEDDSVDTTTVLNTTSARDTLVNNLIAQAITYGLDGINIDIEQLSGAAADGYIQFIKELSIKCEKNDIVLSVDNYVPTASSAIYSRAEQAKYADYVVIMGYDEHYGGSEEAGSVASLDWVKQGVEDTVSEVPAEQVILGMPFYCRVWEVASDGSVSSTAYGMNAIQSYLKTNGVTTNWDETEGQYYGEYTKGDTTYKIWVEDETSIEEKLKVMKEAGLAGGAFWKKGFDSTGVWNIIAKYF
- a CDS encoding DUF362 domain-containing protein, whose amino-acid sequence is MAYVISDSCVSCGTCEPECPVGAISQGDSQFQIDETACVECGTCAGVCPTGAISQG
- a CDS encoding serine/threonine protein kinase produces the protein MIPKGIDDRYEVIRVLRESAATAVILVNYKKIGALRILKAIHRAHPDANSILSEAHLLQGIKSSQIPTIYEVEDTEEMIYLVEEYVEGISLREYLLKTKITKEKLIAIAIEICKVVETLHTAGSEPVLYRDMKPEHCIMQRNTIKLIDFGISIAKSEADRAKPVGTKDWAAPEQQSGRCLDERCDVYGVGKVIGFMQINSYAKDDFRIKRIVECATEVDVERRIQSITELRRLLENLQGDRVYDGIGKTHLDRKIAVIGGTHAVGTTRIAISMCRFFNKRKIDCYYKDIERNTVLNLWRNLKNTKLDRGVLYHEGFRGIPEYGENVEHFRPPDGLYIYDCGTNINVPVDTDLIIYVMGGAPWQMAEDYPEWIKNENVYVVTNFSDRLTSVLLAKDIGKKVYKYPTVKGNGLSKDEEKCFSAIFKNNKDFIIT